TTGATTTAGCAAAACTCGCAGGAGTAGATCCGGTAGGCGTGATTTGTGAAATTATGAATCCGGATGGAACGATGGCAAGAGGCCAGCAGTTAAAAGAAATGGCAGAACGTTTTGACTTAGTCATTTTAACAATTGAAGAGTTAGTCAATTATCGGCAGGCGCGCGAATCGTTAGTTGAACACGTTGTTGATATCCAGTTATCAACTGAGTTTGGTGAATTCAAAGTCTTTACATACGTAGAGAAATCAACTGGACAAGAACATCTCGCATTTGTAAAAGGTGAAATAGAGGATGGTGAAAATGTTCTTGTTCGTGTTCATTCGGAATGTTTAACCGGTGATATTTTTGGCTCAAATCGATGCGACTGCGGCCCACAACTGCATGCCGCCCTTGGCCAAATTGAAGAAGCAGGAAAAGGTGTTTTATTATACTTAAGACAAGAAGGTCGTGGAATTGGACTTGTTAATAAAATGAAAGCTTATCAATTACAAGACGAGGGTTATGATACGGTCGAGGCAAATGTAAAATTAGGTTTCCCGGACGATGCAAGAGATTATCGAATCGGTGCACATATTTTACGAGATCTTGGCGTGTCAAAGATTACTTTACTAACGAATAATCCACGAAAGATTTCAGGTCTAGAATCAAATGGTGTCCAAGTAATTGAACGACTGCCAATTGAAATGCCTGCGAAAGATGAAAATAGAAGATATATGGAAACGAAAAAAACAAAACTCGGACATTTATTACACGCTTAAGGGGGAAGTTATGATGGGAAAAGTATATGAAGGTCATTTAGTTGGAACGGATTTAAAGGTTGGGATTGTAGTTGGACGGTTTAATGAATTCATTACAGGGAAGTTGTTAGGCGGGGCGGAAGATGCATTGCGTCGTCATGGTGTAGATTCAGAGAATATTGATGTCGCATGGGTTCCAGGTGCTTTTGAAATTCCGCTTGTTGCGAAGAAAATGGCAGCATCTAAAAAGTATGATGCGGTTATTACGCTAGGAACGGTAATTCGCGGCTCAACGCCTCATTTTGACTATGTGTGCAGTGAAGTTGCAAAAGGTGTTTCAGCCATTAATATGCAGGAAGGCGTTCCGGTTATTTTCGGCGTATTAACGACAGAGACAATTGAACAAGCTATCGAACGTGCTGGCACAAAAGCTGGAAACAAAGGCTGGGATGCGGGTACTGCAGCCATTGAAATGGCAAATCTATTGAAAGAAATTTAATGTATGAAAAAGGCTTCCAGTCTGTCAATTGGTGACGGACTAGGAAGCCTTTTCTATTATCCAATAAAATGATGATAAGATTAATTTTCGGTTGACGCGTGCGTGGGTTTTGATACGTAAGTATTTTGTCCAGCGCCCAGTCCAACAATGAATAGGACGATAGAAGAAAATATTAATAAGAAAATAGGGATTGTCCAACCACCAGTTAAATCGTATAACAATCCGAATAGGGCAGGGCCTGTCGCGGCAAGTAAATAGCCAAACGTTTGCGCCATCGCAGATAAATCCGCTGCTTCATATATGTTTTCAGTTCTTAACATAAAGAACATCATTGCTAAACTAAATGCAGTTGCGGTCGCAATTCCGAATAAAATGGCTGATGGTAATACGAGTGCCATTTGACCTGATAGGATCCCCGAGAGTCCGAGGATTAAGGTGATGAATGTAAACCAAACTAGTGGAATTTGGTTCTTCATTCGTCCAGCGATAATTGGCATAATAAAAGTAAATGGCAATTGCGCTAATTGGACGGAAGATAGCATCCAACCTGCTTTCTCTGCAGTCATACCCCTGTCTTGTAAAATAACTGGAAACCAAGCGGCAACACAGTAAAATAATAAGGATTGCAACCCCATGAATACCGTAATTTTCCAGGCAAGTTTTGATCGCAACAGCGAAATTCCTTTTTTCATTTCGTTCCCTTGAGACGATTCTTTTTGTCGATTAAGGAGTTGTGGAATCCAAAATAATAGCGCAATAACCGCGAATATAGCCCAAACACCAATGGAAGCCTTCCAACCAAACGAACTGGACGTAGCGATTGGAATACTTAATCCAGCGGCTAAGGCAGCGGTAATATTCATAGAGATAGAATAAATCCCTGTCATGACACCGATATTATTGGGAAATTTCATTTTAATAAAGGCTGGCATCAGTACATTGGCAATTGCAATTCCCGCACCAATAAAAATGGTCCCAATGTAAAGGATTGAGATGCCGCCTAAAGGCCTGAAGATAAGACCGATTGTAATGGCAATTATTACAAAAAATAAGACGACTTCCATCCCAAATCTTCTTGCAAGACGTGGGGCGAAAGGAGATAACAACCCGAATGCCAGTAACGGAATCGTCGTTAGGGCACCGACCATTGTATTTGAAATACCTAGTCCATCCCGAATAAGGGGGACAACTGGTCCAACAGAAGTGATTGGTGCACGTAAATTAGTAGTTAGAAAAATAATACCAGCTACGAGAAGCAGTAGGCCTAAGGTTGAACGACGCTCAGGCTTTTCATTTTTTACAGGAACACTCATTAGTATTCCTCCTCTTGTTTAAATATGTAGTAGGTTCCAACATTTTACGTTAACAGGTTACTTTCAAAAAGTAAATGTCATTTTGCCGAAAGGATATATATTAAAACACTTTCATTAAAAAAATAGACATTTTTATTTGTGACTTGAAACAGTATTCACTAAACCTTATTTAGAAATTGGTTTTCTCGCGATATATGACTAGGGTAGGTATAATGAAAAGAGAATCAATTTAGAGAAAGAGGGATTCACTTGACGAATGAAAATAATGTAAATTTACCAGAAAAGACTTGTTCCATCGAACGACTTGTTACTGTAAAAGAAGATGTACAAAGAGTATTAAATGGAGAAAAAACAGCAACTAGACGAAATGGTGTCTATGCTTATCCTGGTGAGATTATGGTGCTTGAAGGAAAAGAATTTAAAGTAGACGCACTTTATTCACAGACGCTTGGGGAAATGACTGATGAACATGCTAAGCAAGAAGGATTTGAGACATTAGAAGCTTACAAACAAGCGATTCTTGCGTTACATCCGAAAATGCCTTGGGTGCCGAAGATGAGCGTATGGGTTCATGAGTTTAGCCCAGTTCAGAAATGATTCGTTAAATGATGTTTGACTACTATACAACACTTGTTTTTCTACACGTAACTAGCGCAGTTTTTGCCATTGGCCCATTATTTATCATTATTCCGATTATTAACAGGATAAGAAATGAAGTTGAGGTTAATGAAAAAATTTATTTATCAATCATTCGGGTCATCATTCGAATTGTCATGCACGCAGGTCATTTACTCGTTACGACAGGTGTGCTGCTTATCCTGTTTGGACCTTGGCCATGGCATACATCTTGGGTTGTCATGACTGTTGTCGTCATGGGCATCACGGCCGTATTTTTAGCATCAGGCTTTTCAAAAGTCCTCCGGGAATTTGGCGAACCTCATGCGAATAAACAATACATATTAAAGCGACTCACTTTTACAACATGGATATATATTGGACTGATGCTCTTGTTGCTTTGGTTAATGGTCCAAAAGCCAAGTTTTTGGTGAACGTATATTTTAGAGAGGATATGTACCTTAAGTGGTGCATATCTTTTTTTATGCCTAACATGTAGGAATGATTGATATCATTAGCGTACATGTTATAATTAACAAACTATTCGATAAAAGGGGAGTTCATATGGCAGTAGATGTTTATTTAACTTTTAATGGTGATTGCAGGGAAGCAGTTGAGTTTTATGCAAGAGTATTTAAAACGGAAAAACCGCATATAATGACGTTTGGAGAAAGCCCACAAAATCCAGATTACCCCCTTCCCGAGGAAGCAAAAGACCTTGTGATGCACGCTAGGCTAACGATTAGCGGAAGTAATGTCATGTTTTCCGATACATTCCCAGGTTATCCGTTTGTAGAAGGAAATAATATTACGCTTGCTGTTGTGAG
This window of the Sporosarcina ureilytica genome carries:
- a CDS encoding CynX/NimT family MFS transporter: MSVPVKNEKPERRSTLGLLLLVAGIIFLTTNLRAPITSVGPVVPLIRDGLGISNTMVGALTTIPLLAFGLLSPFAPRLARRFGMEVVLFFVIIAITIGLIFRPLGGISILYIGTIFIGAGIAIANVLMPAFIKMKFPNNIGVMTGIYSISMNITAALAAGLSIPIATSSSFGWKASIGVWAIFAVIALLFWIPQLLNRQKESSQGNEMKKGISLLRSKLAWKITVFMGLQSLLFYCVAAWFPVILQDRGMTAEKAGWMLSSVQLAQLPFTFIMPIIAGRMKNQIPLVWFTFITLILGLSGILSGQMALVLPSAILFGIATATAFSLAMMFFMLRTENIYEAADLSAMAQTFGYLLAATGPALFGLLYDLTGGWTIPIFLLIFSSIVLFIVGLGAGQNTYVSKPTHASTEN
- a CDS encoding bifunctional 3,4-dihydroxy-2-butanone-4-phosphate synthase/GTP cyclohydrolase II encodes the protein MYTTVEKAIEELKRGKAIIVVDDENRENEGDFLALGQFATPEVINFMATEGKGLICVPIEEEKAAQLELPLMAAENSDPYRTAFTVSIDHVTTHTGISAFERSETILSMLHSDAKPEEFNRPGHIFPLIAKRGGVLERPGHTEAAVDLAKLAGVDPVGVICEIMNPDGTMARGQQLKEMAERFDLVILTIEELVNYRQARESLVEHVVDIQLSTEFGEFKVFTYVEKSTGQEHLAFVKGEIEDGENVLVRVHSECLTGDIFGSNRCDCGPQLHAALGQIEEAGKGVLLYLRQEGRGIGLVNKMKAYQLQDEGYDTVEANVKLGFPDDARDYRIGAHILRDLGVSKITLLTNNPRKISGLESNGVQVIERLPIEMPAKDENRRYMETKKTKLGHLLHA
- a CDS encoding VOC family protein translates to MAVDVYLTFNGDCREAVEFYARVFKTEKPHIMTFGESPQNPDYPLPEEAKDLVMHARLTISGSNVMFSDTFPGYPFVEGNNITLAVVSKDIDEIRSAYEGLKEGGTVEMELQETFWSKCYGKVKDKFGIGWQLSHESEQQ
- the ribH gene encoding 6,7-dimethyl-8-ribityllumazine synthase; the encoded protein is MGKVYEGHLVGTDLKVGIVVGRFNEFITGKLLGGAEDALRRHGVDSENIDVAWVPGAFEIPLVAKKMAASKKYDAVITLGTVIRGSTPHFDYVCSEVAKGVSAINMQEGVPVIFGVLTTETIEQAIERAGTKAGNKGWDAGTAAIEMANLLKEI
- a CDS encoding DUF2269 family protein: MMFDYYTTLVFLHVTSAVFAIGPLFIIIPIINRIRNEVEVNEKIYLSIIRVIIRIVMHAGHLLVTTGVLLILFGPWPWHTSWVVMTVVVMGITAVFLASGFSKVLREFGEPHANKQYILKRLTFTTWIYIGLMLLLLWLMVQKPSFW
- a CDS encoding ASCH domain-containing protein produces the protein MTNENNVNLPEKTCSIERLVTVKEDVQRVLNGEKTATRRNGVYAYPGEIMVLEGKEFKVDALYSQTLGEMTDEHAKQEGFETLEAYKQAILALHPKMPWVPKMSVWVHEFSPVQK